One genomic region from Yamadazyma tenuis chromosome 4, complete sequence encodes:
- the CWC26 gene encoding Pre-mRNA-splicing factor cwc26 (COG:S; EggNog:ENOG503NZXD; BUSCO:EOG092658NW): MGKLDYLSKYTDKKKKSSKKLASNIVTNNDTISSSHINEDLPTFGETKFKGFKRIDNQQLQPAVKTDNEQAAGSGQTETVYRDLTGKVVDISQIKASLKPSNRVVLNESKSEQSNEKAPKSFTVSKSDKMYNDMLKSRTNFEDPIKSYAKVDKLSYIKGVNIPNRFGIKAGIMWDGIDRSNGFEKLVMRKRSQMKSSSKAEVNEYEMDFE; encoded by the coding sequence ATGGGTAAATTAGATTACTTACTGAAGTATACGgacaagaaaaagaagtcCAGCAAGAAACTTGCATCCAATATAGTAACTAACAATGATACTATATCAAGCTCACATATAAATGAAGACCTTCCTACTTTTGGAGAGACAAAATTCAAAGGCTTCAAAAGAATTGACAATCAGCAACTTCAACCTGCGGTCAAGACTGACAACGAACAGGCTGCAGGCAGTGGCCAAACAGAAACTGTCTACAGAGACTTAACTGGTAAGGTGGTCGATATATCACAAATCAAGGCATCCCTCAAACCGTCAAACCGTGTAGTGCTAAATGAGTCTAAGTCTGAACAACTGAATGAAAAAGCTCCCAAATCATTTACAGTTAGCAAATCTGACAAGATGTACAACGATATGTTGAAATCCAGAACTAACTTCGAAGACCCCATCAAGAGCTATGCAAAAGTTGATAAATTGTCATATATAAAAGGAGTAAACATTCCGAATAGATTTGGAATTAAAGCAGGTATTATGTGGGATGGGATAGATAGGTCCAAtgggtttgaaaaattaGTCATGAGGAAAAGGAGTCAGATGAAATCCAGCTCGAAAGCTGAAGTTAATGAGTATGAAATGGACTTTGAGTAG
- the AGC1 gene encoding mitochondrial aspartate-glutamate transporter agc1 (COG:C; EggNog:ENOG503NUHH) — translation MSISDLKAKEIFHQFASVNPDTREEYLSLPQFTTILSPFPTDVPKQSFSILYLIADANKKGYVTEGDFVKFISTLNDVDGEFKLIYKLFSNDTSSIEYNDCLSMLNKLNQAIDPAYQQKKFKINWAYFSKFFEPSGKIAYPEFITLINNLPFTKLIGSFELMVKNGTITTNDLISLLTQNLNHKLSSNLKNNLGNLPEFFKKDTFTFADVMFIYNCLSKIDLINEVIANTPANSSNEKNDILINKRDLYTHLKDPLLKSSNFKPVAMNELDLLFYLINQHEETVTRKDLINFLNPNYANNIKTLYSIFEHPASIPVQKDNFSLLPIFDSLYSFFLGSIAGCIGATVVYPIDLVKTRMQAQKHKALYDNSIDCFKKIIKNEGFKGLYSGLAAQLVGVAPEKAIKLTVNDLIRGIGTDEKGKITMPWEVLAGSSAGACQVIFTNPLEIVKIRLQMQGGQRNKVLKPGEIPHKQLTAGQIIKQLGVKGLYKGASACLLRDVPFSAIYFPTYANIKKHIFNFDPEDVNKKQNLNTFELLISGAMAGAPAAFFTTPADVIKTRLQMERKSNEVKYSGITHAFRVILKEEGLSAFFKGSLARVFRSSPQFGFTLASYELLQRMFPLNPPNTKSSNFKTITGYPGIYNLTNEQVYNNQTGRIMYINQGNLMKSNGLINENNEDYNNVLVKIPTDYVYKSQDAIKILLDIDYKFGNFNYQSYLSFVGK, via the coding sequence ATGTCTATTTCCGACCTTAAGGCAAAGGaaattttccaccaatttgCTTCTGTCAATCCTGATACCAGGGAAGAATACTTATCCTTGCCTCAGTTTACTACCATCTTATCACCTTTTCCTACTGATGTCCCAAAACAGTCATTCTCCATCTTGTATCTTATAGCTGATGCCAATAAGAAAGGTTATGTTACCGAGGGTGATTTTGTTAAGTTCATTTCCACATTAAAcgatgttgatggagaGTTCAAATTGATTTACAAGTTATTCTCCAACGATACCAGCTCAATTGAGTATAATGATTGTTTATCAATGTTGAATAAATTGAATCAAGCCATTGATCCTGCCTACCAGCAgaaaaagttcaaaatcaactggGCCTATTTCAGcaagttctttgaaccCTCTGGGAAAATCGCCTATCCTGAGTTCATTACTTTAATCAATAATTTACCCTTCACTAAGTTGATAGGGTCTTTTgagttgatggtgaaaaatgGAACTATCACCACTAACGATTTGATTCTGTTGTTGACGCAGAACTTGAATCACAAATTATCTTCtaatttgaagaataaTTTGGGAAATTTACCCGAGTTTTTTAAGAAGGATACTTTTACCTTCGCAGACGTTATGTTCATTTACAATTGTTTGAGTAAAATTGATTTGATTAATGAAGTCATTGCGAACACTCCCGCCAACAGCTCTAATGAAAAGAACGatatcttgatcaacaaaagGGATTTGTACACTCATTTGAAAGATCCCTTGTTAAAGTCTTCAAACTTCAAACCCGTGGCGATGAAtgagttggacttgttATTttacttgatcaaccaaCATGAAGAAACTGTTACCAGAAaggacttgatcaacttcttgaacccCAACTACGCCAACAACATAAAAACATTGTACTCGATTTTTGAGCACCCTGCTTCGATTCCTGTACAAAAAGACAACTTTTCATTATTGCCAATCTTTGATTCATTGTATTCCTTCTTTTTAGGCTCAATTGCTGGATGTATTGGTGCCACTGTCGTTTATCCTATTGACTTGGTAAAGACAAGAATGCAAGCCCAAAAGCATAAAGCGTTATACGATAATTCTATTGATTGTTTTAAGAAAATCATTAAGAATGAAGGATTCAAAGGGTTATATTCTGGTTTAGCTGCCCAATTGGTTGGTGTCGCTCCAGAAAAAGCTATTAAGTTGACCGTCAATGATTTAATTAGAGGTATTGGTACTGATGAAAAGGGCAAAATTACCATGCCATGGGAAGTCTTGGctggttcttctgctgGTGCTTGTCAAGTTATTTTCACCAATCCATTAGAGATCGTTAAGATTAGATTGCAAATGCAGGGtggccaaagaaataaGGTGTTAAAGCCTGGTGAAATCCCTCACAAACAGTTAACTGCTGGTCAAATCATAAAACAATTAGGGGTGAAGGGGTTATACAAAGGTGCCTCTGCCTGTCTTTTAAGGGATGTTCCTTTCTCAGCTATTTATTTCCCAACTTATGCGAATATTAAAAAGcatatcttcaactttgaccCTGAAGATgtcaacaagaaacaaaatTTGAATACTTTTGAGTTGTTAATCAGTGGTGCTATGGCCGGTGCTCCTGCTGCATTTTTCACTACTCCTGCCGATGTCATTAAAACAAGATTGCAAATGGAAAGAAAGTCTAATGAGGTTAAATATAGTGGAATTACCCATGCTTTCAGAGTtattttgaaagaagagGGATTATCTGCATTTTTCAAAGGTTCATTGGCCAGAGTTTTTAGATCATCTCCGCAATTTGGTTTCACTTTGGCCTCCTATGAGCTTTTACAAAGAATGTTCCCTTTGAACCCCCCGAACACGAAGTCATCTAACTTCAAGACTATCACAGGATACCCAGGCATCTATAATCTTACCAATGAGCAAGTCTATAACAACCAAACTGGAAGAATTATGTATATAAACCAAGGaaacttgatgaaatcaaacGGCTTGATTAATGAGAATAATGAGGACTACAATAATGTTTTAGTCAAAATCCCAACTGATTACGTCTACAAATCACAAGATGCCATTAAAATTTTATTGGATATTGACTATAAATTTGGTAACTTCAACTATCAGAGTTACTTGAGTTTTGTCGGTAAGTGA
- a CDS encoding uncharacterized protein (BUSCO:EOG09263C4C; EggNog:ENOG503NY27; COG:A): MSSNIDEVISTITPSLESTNDGILKILEYEMQNDLPEFINQLLLDSKSKLEEVSLLNLKNNTVLSYIHNAVMIILSQIERTKEGKYEEADDVREKSIESTIAQRVTIERGIKPLEKKLNYQLDKMIRTYNKMLQEYEAKGNDDQQNASVNNDNDDSSEESEDELAYRPDASSLMSKASKKASSKPEEPIQEAYKPPKISAMAPPTREETKNKPSKKLQSMEEYLRENSDLPMEEKSIGVNIVNHGRGGVKTDSERRKEKELQTYEETNFVRLPSTMTKKDKYQKRKELNNTFGGEDWSMFNNSRQLSEGTSRKRKPNSVWDKVKRRK, from the coding sequence ATGTCAAGCAACATAGATGAGGTAATATCCACCATAACCCCATCTTTGGAGAGCACTAATGATGGTATACTCAAAATATTGGAATATGAAATGCAGAACGACTTGCCCGAATTCATAAACCAGTTATTGCTCGATAGTAAGAGTAAGTTGGAGGAAGTATCCTTACTtaatttgaagaataaTACGGTCTTGTCTTATATCCATAATGCAGTGATGATTATCTTAAGTCAAATAGAAAGAACAAAGGAAGGAAAGTACGAAGAAGCAGATGATGTTAGGGAAAAATCAATCGAGAGCACCATTGCTCAGAGAGTAACGATAGAGAGAGGAATCAAACCTCTTGAGAAGAAGTTAAACTATCAATTGGATAAGATGATCAGAACATACAATAAAATGCTACAAGAATATGAAGCTAAGGGTAATGATGACCAGCAAAATGCTAGTGTGaataatgataatgacgATTCCAGtgaagaaagtgaagaTGAGCTAGCATATAGACCAGATGCTTCTTCCTTAATGAGCAAGGCTTCAAAGAAGGCTTCATCAAAACCCGAAGAACCCATTCAGGAAGCATATAAACCACCTAAGATTTCTGCGATGGCTCCTCCAACAAGAGAAGAGACAAAGAATAAGCCAAGCAAGAAGCTTCAAAGTATGGAAGAGTATTTGCGTGAAAATAGTGATTTACCAATGGAAGAGAAGTCTATTGGTGTTAATATTGTTAACCACGGTAGAGGTGGTGTTAAGACTGATTCTGAACGGAGAAAGGAGAAGGAATTACAAACATATGAAGAAACTAATTTCGTCAGATTGCCTAGTACCATGACCAAAAAAGACAAGTACCAAAAACGGAAAGAACTTAACAACACTTTTGGAGGTGAAGATTGGTCCATGTTCAATAATTCTAGACAATTAAGCGAAGGTACCAGCAGAAAGAGAAAACCCAACAGTGTTTGGGACAAagtcaaaagaagaaagtaA
- the NSA2 gene encoding Ribosome biogenesis protein (EggNog:ENOG503NYAP; COG:J; BUSCO:EOG09263ZBF) has protein sequence MPQNEYIEQHIKKHGRRLDHEERKRKREAREGHRISKDAQTLKGWKGKQFAKKRYSEKVAMKKKIKAHQESKVKGPSTPAAESGEALPTYLLDRQNDNTAKAISSSIKQKRLEKADKFSVPLPKVRGISEEETFKVIKTGQKNSKAWKRMITKHTFVGEGFTRRPVKMERIIRPSALRQKKANVTHPELGVTVFLPILAVKKNPQSPMYTQLGVLTKGTIIEVNVSELGLVTAGGKVVWGKFAQITNEPDRDGCVNAVLLV, from the coding sequence ATGCCTCAGAACGAATATATTGAACAACACATAAAGAAGCATGGGAGAAGATTAGATCACgaagagagaaagagaaaaagaGAAGCCAGAGAAGGCCACAGAATTTCTAAAGATGCTCAAACCTTAAAGGGATGGAAGGGTAAGCAATTTGCTAAGAAACGTTATAGTGAAAAGGTAGctatgaagaagaagatcaaggCCCACCAGGAATCTAAGGTTAAAGGTCCATCTACTCCAGCTGCAGAATCTGGTGAGGCATTGCCAACATACTTATTGGATCGTCAAAATGATAATACTGCTAAAGCCATATCTTCCTCGATCAAACAAAAGAGATTAGAAAAGGCTGATAAGTTTAGTGTTCCATTGCCTAAGGTCAGAGGTatttctgaagaagaaacattcaaagtcatcaaaacAGGTCAAAAGAATAGCAAAGCTTGGAAGAGAATGATAACAAAGCATACGTTTGTAGGAGAAGGGTTTACTAGAAGACCAGTGAAAATGGAAAGAATCATTAGACCTTCGGCTTTGAGACAAAAGAAAGCCAATGTCACTCATCCTGAGTTGGGTGTGACTGTATTTTTGCCAATCTTAGCAGTTAAGAAGAATCCCCAATCCCCCATGTACACTCAATTGGGAGTGTTAACCAAAGGTACTATTATCGAAGTCAATGTATCTGAGTTGGGATTGGTAACAGCTGGGGGTAAAGTTGTTTGGGGTAAATTTGCCCAAATTACTAATGAACCTGATAGAGACGGTTGTGTTAATGCTGTTCTCTTGGTTTAA
- the NUP49 gene encoding Nucleoporin nup49/NSP49 (Nuclear pore protein nup49/NSP49) (EggNog:ENOG503NVIM; COG:U,Y), with product MFGTTATNSNTSGSGGLFGNTNTNTNSGTPSGGLFGNNLNTNNNTTSGGLFNNNSTANTNPSGNVFGNMGPNSSTGTTGGLFGNNNNKSTTSGGLFNNSNNPPATQPGGLFGNNNASTSNQPSGGLFGSKPANSGLFGGNTNSGGLFGNNSQSTSSGGLFGTNTANSSNPSGGLFGGNIANNTSNNSNNSGGLFGSSNTNSNTSGGSGGLFGSKPANGGLFGSSNTNPGGLFGGNANNQSQGLFSNKNNNNNNGPNNQSSVFNQNSQIQLNAMTRVGDLPEPIKRELQEFDKYINQQHLIAINLQNNLKTHENLIKTLPKDINYLYIKLKSTKQALQFDSNHLADLKTLNNELTDDINKMLQLILQLSVPGTKLSSSFQLNEFFIKKIKEYQQTINNYEELIKEFNVILQNLETSCNQGFGNFLNVFETIKIQFTLFMELCDNLAQLHNQLSKRI from the coding sequence ATGTTTGGGACAACTGCTACTAATTCTAACACTTCCGGCTCGGGAGGGTTGTTTGGTAATAcgaacacaaacacaaattcTGGTACCCCTTCAGGTGGATTATTTGGAAACAAcctcaacaccaacaataaCACTACTTCTGGCGGATTGTTCAATAATAACTCAACAGCGAACACAAACCCATCAGGAAATGTTTTCGGAAACATGGGTCCTAATAGCTCAACAGGAACTACTGGTGGATTATTCGGTaataacaacaacaagtctaCCACATCTGGAGGATTGTTTAACAATTCCAATAACCCTCCGGCTACTCAGCCTGGAGGTCTCTTTGGTAACAACAATGCGAGCACATCCAATCAGCCCTCAGGTGGTTTGTTTGGAAGCAAACCAGCAAATTCAGGCTTATTTGGAGGAAACACAAACTCAGGTGGCTTGTTTGGAAACAACAGTCAGTCAACTAGTTCAGGAGGATTGTTTGGCACCAACACCGCCAACTCATCGAATCCTTCAGGAGGATTATTTGGAGGCAATATTGCAAACAATACCTCCAATAATAGCAATAATTCTGGAGGGTTATTTGGATcctcaaacacaaactcaaacacctcAGGAGGCTCAGGAGGGTTGTTTGGCAGTAAGCCCGCAAATGGAGGTTTATTTGGATCCTCCAATACGAACCCTGGAGgtctttttggtggaaatgcCAATAATCAATCACAAGGTCTTTTCAGCAATAAAAACAATAACAATAATAACGGTCCCAACAATCAAAGCTCAGTATTCAACCAAAACTCACAAATACAATTGAATGCAATGACAAGGGTAGGAGATCTTCCTGAACCCATCAAAAGAGAATTACAAGAGTTTGATAAGTACATTAACCAACAGCATCTAATAGCCATCAATTTGCAAAATAACTTGAAAACCCATGAAAACTTGATTAAAACTTTACCCAAAGACATCAACTATTTATACATTAAGTTGAAATCTACTAAGCAAGCATTACAGTTTGATTCCAATCACTTAGCAGACTTGAAAACCTTGAATAATGAGTTGACAGATGATATAAATAAAATGTTGCAGTTGATCTTGCAGTTATCCGTACCTGGTACCAAattgtcatcatctttCCAACTTAATGAATTCTTTatcaaaaaaatcaaagaatATCAACAGACTATCAATAACTACgaagaattgatcaaagagttcaatgTGATTCTACAGAATTTGGAGACTAGTTGCAACCAAGGATTTGGTAACTTTTTAAACGTATTTGAAACAATCAAAATCCAATTCACCTTATTTATGGAGCTCTGTGACAATTTGGCTCAACTCCATAACCAATTGAGCAAACGCATTTAG
- the MPT5 gene encoding protein necessary for high temperature growth (EggNog:ENOG503NY38; COG:J), which translates to MSSFSGLTLFDQTGPGISGNLNLNKNSLNPNIRPNHQHQLSINSVTSVNSIIEPITPPSNNHSNNVVITAGAEIDKEYLAAVSKIPLSQLKSDILRLSKDQYGCRFLQKKIDENLISNYSIRYANFEIIFNEIYLNLYELIIDPFGNYLIQKLIKYASNENLNLMLDILQSNLFQISINQHGTRALQKIIESLNSPYQLDLLTSGLKPFIIELIKDLNGNHVIQKILNKFKPLQCQFIYDSILNDLITVATHKHGCCVLQKCLNHVTYKQLNQFVNEILNDFNLNKLINDQFGNYVLQYLISINDYQIHYKFYSNLVRFDMIHYCNLKFSSNVIEKFIKNCANNEFKNNEVNIDFVNLKFEMVHHILKTSASLNKLINDPFGNYVIQTLIDNLTNPNIDYASLKPKNLSLLANPMSPNNEAIKHEIIGNYFQNCKIISSFGKRIQSKVSLILNNHNVPNSQFPPRTNQGGVNSSPIFNYDYTTNPNVPPQFMNVASAATAHLPLNDFSQPGSVHGSRSGSAPQVPHRSSSNSLESRSNSYPGVHSRSNSFQLNSSMAASGPMNSNYVLDKQLSHNLNNLKLSNNFYAGSVSQPQSVNSSSNVTPSMTGGQPGYFMNINGGPIPMSQSKTNHLNMNPNVNGVNSSNSGGLNYNSNGGGYLNNNTGMNFNLNNQGYLKTPQIFSNAPVNDFTHDSNKNINYFR; encoded by the coding sequence ATGTCCAGCTTCTCCGGCTTGACATTATTTGATCAGACTGGCCCCGGAATTTCTGGTAACTTGAATCTTAACAAGAACCTGTTGAACCCTAACATCCGGCCCAACCATCAGCATCAATTATCCATCAACTCGGTGACTTCAGTAAACTCCATTATTGAACCAATCACACCACCTTCAAATAACCATTCCAACAATGTGGTGATCACAGCTGGAGCAGAGATTGATAAGGAGTATTTGGCTGCAGTGAGCAAAATACCATTATCTCAGTTGAAATCAGATATTTTGCGGTTATCGAAGGATCAATATGGTTGTAGATTTTTGCAAAAAAAGATTGatgaaaacttgatttcaaattattCCATTAGATATGCAaactttgaaatcatcttcaatgaaatTTATCTTAACTTGTATGAATTAATCATTGACCCTTTTGGCAATTACTTGATTCAaaaattgatcaaatacGCTTCCAATGAaaatttgaacttgatgttggacATTTTGCAGTCCAATTTGTTTCAGATTTCTATTAATCAACATGGAACTAGAGCTTTACAGAAAATCATCGAAAGTTTGAATTCTCCTTACCAATTGGACTTACTTACAAGTGGTTTGAAGCCATTCATTATCGAATTgatcaaggatttgaatGGTAACCATGTGAtccaaaagatcttgaacaagttcaaaccaTTGCAGTGTCAATTCATTTACGATTCAATcttgaatgatttgatcaCCGTGGCAACCCATAAACACGGGTGCTGTGTTTTGCAAAAGTGTCTCAATCATGTCACTTATAAACAGTTGAATCAGTTTGTCAATGAGATtttgaatgatttcaacCTCAATAAATTGATCAATGACCAGTTTGGTAACTATGTATTACAGTATTTGATTTCTATCAATGACTATCAGATTCACTACAAGTTCTACTCCAATTTGGTCAGGTTTGATATGATCCATTATTGtaatttgaagttttcttccaatgtcattgaaaaattcatcaagaactGTGCTAATAATGAATTTAAGAACAATGAAGTCAATATTGACTTTGttaacttgaagtttgagaTGGTCCATCacattttgaaaacttcagCTAGCTTGAATAAGTTAATTAATGATCCTTTTGGTAACTACGTCATCCAAACGTTGATAGATAATTTGACCAATCCAAACATAGACTATGCATCcttgaagccaaagaacTTAAGTCTTTTGGCTAACCCTATGTCACCCAACAATGAAGCGATTAAGCACGAAATCATTGGCAACTATTTTCAAAATTGCAAGATTATCAGTTCATTTGGCAAGAGAATTCAACTGAAGGTTTCGTTAATCTTAAACAATCACAATGTCCCAAATTCACAATTTCCACCAAGGACTAATCAAGGGGGCGTTAATTCGTCCCCAATCTTCAACTATGACTATACTACCAACCCTAATGTCCCTCCCCAATTCATGAACGTTGCCTCTGCTGCAACTGCTCATTTACCTTTAAATGATTTCAGTCAACCTGGTTCAGTCCATGGTTCTCGTTCTGGCTCTGCTCCGCAGGTGCCTCATCGTTCAAGCTCTAATTCCTTAGAATCTAGATCAAACTCCTATCCAGGTGTGCACTCCAGGTCAAATTCTTTCCAGTTAAATTCGTCTATGGCTGCTCTGGGTCCAATGAATTCTAATTATGTCCTTGACAAACAGTTATCCCATAATCTCAATAACTTAAAGTTATCGAACAACTTTTATGCTGGTTCTGTTAGTCAACCCCAATCAGTCAACAGTAGCCTGAATGTGACTCCATCCATGACTGGTGGGCAACCTGGATATTTTATGAATATAAATGGTGGCCCAATTCCAATGAGTCAACTGAAAACTAACCATTTGAACATGAATCCCAATGTCAATGGCGTTAACTCTTCGAATTCTGGAGGATTGAACTACAATTCtaatggtggtggatacttgaacaacaataCGGGcatgaacttcaacttgaacaatcaGGGTTATTTAAAGACTCCCCAAATATTTTCTAATGCCCCAGTTAACGATTTCACTCACGATTCTaacaagaatatcaacTATTTTAGATGA